Proteins from a genomic interval of Caulobacter sp. SL161:
- the ygfZ gene encoding CAF17-like 4Fe-4S cluster assembly/insertion protein YgfZ: protein MTVLRLARLASRAVIAVSGPDWRSFLQGLLTQDVETLAVGELRFAGLLTPQGKLLYDLFVAGAEDGALLDVAAAHRDAILTRLSMYRLRAKVELAASDRSVIAVFGGQASGEGLYADPRLPALGARAYDDRTPNADEDAYEAYRLALGVPGPGDWGSESTYPIEANFDLLAGIDFKKGCFVGQETTSRMKRRGTIKNRMLPIVFDGAPPPFGAEVLAGELRAGEVLSGRDGRAMALLRLDRIEGAALSVEGRLVRVERPDWLA from the coding sequence ATGACCGTACTTCGTCTCGCCCGTCTCGCCTCCCGCGCCGTCATCGCCGTGTCCGGTCCGGACTGGCGAAGCTTCCTGCAGGGCCTGCTGACCCAGGATGTCGAGACCCTGGCCGTCGGCGAGCTGCGCTTTGCGGGCCTGCTGACCCCGCAGGGCAAGCTGCTCTACGACCTGTTCGTGGCCGGAGCCGAGGACGGCGCCCTGCTGGATGTGGCGGCGGCGCACCGCGACGCCATCCTGACGCGCCTTTCGATGTACCGGCTGCGGGCCAAGGTGGAGTTGGCGGCCAGCGATCGTTCGGTGATCGCGGTGTTTGGCGGCCAAGCGTCGGGCGAGGGCCTGTACGCTGATCCTCGCCTGCCGGCCCTGGGCGCCCGCGCCTATGACGACCGGACCCCCAACGCCGACGAAGACGCTTATGAAGCCTATCGCCTGGCCCTGGGCGTTCCCGGCCCCGGCGACTGGGGCAGCGAGTCGACCTATCCGATCGAGGCCAATTTCGACCTGCTGGCGGGGATCGACTTCAAGAAGGGCTGCTTCGTTGGGCAGGAGACCACGAGCCGCATGAAGCGGCGCGGGACGATCAAGAACCGCATGCTGCCGATCGTCTTCGACGGCGCCCCGCCCCCCTTCGGCGCCGAGGTGCTGGCGGGCGAACTGCGAGCGGGCGAGGTGCTGAGCGGGCGCGACGGCCGAGCCATGGCCCTACTGCGCCTGGACCGGATCGAGGGCGCCGCGCTCAGCGTCGAGGGGCGCCTGGTCCGCGTCGAGCGACCCGACTGGTTGGCCTGA